A DNA window from Arachis hypogaea cultivar Tifrunner chromosome 18, arahy.Tifrunner.gnm2.J5K5, whole genome shotgun sequence contains the following coding sequences:
- the LOC112769014 gene encoding putative E3 ubiquitin-protein ligase XBAT31 — protein MGQGLSCRAGNHEHGLFTAVHHGHLLTVTSLLDHDPSLLHHTTVYDRHSPLHIAAAKGHIHILSNLLDRSLNPDLLNRQKQTPLMLAAMHGKIDCVQKLLQAGANVLMFDSIYGRTCLHYSAYYGHSSCLKAILSAAQSSPVAASWGFSRFVNIRDGKGATPLHLAARQRRPDCVRVLLDSGALVCASTGGYGCPGSTPLHVAARGGSLDCIRELLAWGADRLQRDASGRIPYVVAMKHKHGACASLLNPSSAEPLVWPSPLKFISELNQEAKALLEQALKDANREREKNILLKPTTYSLPSPSHSDDDNISQVSESALCCICFEQECTIEVQNCGHQMCAQCTLALCCHNKPNPATAALTPPVCPFCRSAIARLVAVKVEAQEEVDQDTNNGSKLSKSSRKTRNTNEGGSSSFKGLSFAKLGSRSSGRIAADDEWIHKD, from the exons ATGGGTCAAGGCCTCAGCTGCAGAGCAGGCAACCACGAGCATGGCCTCTTCACTGCCGTCCACCACGGTCACCTTCTCACCGTCACCTCCCTCTTAGACCACGACCCTTCTCTCCTCCACCACACCACTGTATACGATCGCCACTCTCCTCTTCATATTGCCGCTGCCAAAGGCCACATCCACATTCTTTCCAACCTTCTCGATCGATCTCTTAATCCTGATCTTCTCAATCGCCAGAAGCAGACCCCGCTCATGCTCGCAGCAATGCACGGCAAGATCGACTGTGTCCAGAAGCTTCTTCAAGCTGGAGCTAAT GTTTTGATGTTCGATTCTATTTACGGAAGAACATGCTTGCATTATTCAGCTTATTACGGCCATTCTTCTTGCCTTAAGGCAATTCTTTCTGCTGCTCAATCTAGTCCTGTCGCTGCTTCTTG GGGATTTTCTCGGTTTGTAAATATCAGAGATGGCAAAGGTGCAACGCCATTACACTTGGCAGCTCGGCAAAGAAGGCCGGACTGCGTGCGTGTTCTGTTAGACAGTGGAGCTCTTGTTTGTGCTTCAACAGGTGGATATGG ATGTCCAGGGAGCACTCCCCTACATGTTGCGGCCAGAGGTGGATCTCTGGATTGCATTCGCGAGCTCTTAGCTTGGGGCGCCGATCGTCTTCAGCGCGACGCATCCGG GAGAATACCGTATGTGGTAGCTATGAAGCACAAGCATGGGGCATGTGCATCACTGCTGAATCCCTCGTCTGCAGAGCCCCTTGTGTGGCCCTCTCCATTGAAGTTCATCAGCGAACTTAATCAAGAAGCCAAGGCCTTATTAGAGCAGGCCTTGAAGGATGCAAacagagagagggagaaaaatatattattgaagcCAACCACCTACTCTCTCCCATCTCCATCTCATTCTGATGATGATAATATCTCTCAG GTTAGCGAGTCAGCATTATGCTGCATTTGCTTTGAGCAAGAATGCACAATTGAAGTCCAGAACTGTGGGCACCAGATGTGTGCACAATGCACATTAGCCCTATGTTGCCACAACAAACCAAACCCTGCCACGGCTGCCCTTACGCCGCCGGTTTGTCCCTTCTGTCGAAGCGCGATAGCCAGGCTGGTGGCCGTGAAGGTGGAAGCTCAGGAGGAAGTGGATCAAGACACCAATAATGGTTCCAAACTAAGCAAGTcatcaagaaaaacaagaaacacaaatgaGGGCGGCAGTAGCAGCTTCAAAGGCCTATCATTCGCCAAGTTGGGTAGCCGCAGCTCTGGAAGGATTGCTGCTGATGATGAATGGATTCACAAAGACTGA
- the LOC112770701 gene encoding U-box domain-containing protein 13 gives MEDDNKAGTAESLIDLVNQISSISDYRPTVKKEYCNLARRLKLLTPLFEEIRDSKDPLPQQTSNALLQLKEAMESAMDLLRFGSEGSKIYMVIERDQIINKFHEVTTQLEQALAGISYDKLDISDEVTEQVELVLAQFRRAKGRVDPADAELHEDLLSLYNKSNDAATDQAVLRRLAEKLQLIGIADLTQESLALHEMVIASDGDPGASIEKMSMLLKRIKDFVLTENLDKDDNVGGNSLSSSCCKQGTNEKNHQPPVIPDDFRCPISLELMQDPVIVSTGQTYERSCIEKWLEAGHGTCPKTQQTLSSTVLTPNYVLRSLIAQWCEANGVEPPKRPSSSRTDKSASACSPAERSKIENLLRKLTSGNPEDQRSAAGEIRLLAKRNADNRVAIAEAGAIPLLVGLLCTPDSRIQEHAVTALLNLSICENNKGSIVSSGAVPGIVHVLKKGSMEARENAAATLFSLSVIDENKVTIGSSGAIPPLVTLLSEGTQRGKKDAATALFNLCIYQGNKGKAVRAGVVPTLMRLLTERGGGMVDEALAILAILASHPDGKAAIGAAEAVPVLVEVIGNGSPRNKENAAAVLVHLCNGDQQYIAQAQELGVMGPLLELAQHGTDRGKRKAAQLLERMSRFLEQQHEDEEFQTQTELLPSINTTTTNLDDS, from the exons ATGGAGGACGACAATAAGGCGGGAACAGCTGAGAGCCTCATCGATTTGGTCAATCAAATATCTTCCATCTCCGATTACAGGCCAACGGTCAAGAAGGAGTACTGCAACTTGGCCAGGAGGCTCAAGCTCCTCACACCATTGTTCGAAGAGATTAGGGACAGTAAGGACCCTCTCCCTCAACAAACTTCAAATGCTTTGCTTCAGCTTAAGGAAGCCATGGAATCCGCCATGGACCTCCTCAGATTCGGTAGTGAAGGCAGCAAGATTTACATG GTCATTGAGAGGGaccaaattattaataaattccaCGAGGTGACTACTCAGTTGGAACAAGCATTGGCTGGAATTTCCTATGATAAGCTTGACATTTCAGATGAAGTTACGGAACAG GTTGAGCTTGTTCTTGCACAATTTAGAAGAGCCAAAGGAAGGGTTGATCCAGCTGATGCCGAGTTGCATGAGGATCTCTTGTCCCTTTACAACAAGAGCAATGATGCAGCTACAGATCAAGCTGTTCTACGGAGATTAGCCGAAAAATTGCAACTGATTGGAATAGCTGATCTCACACAAGAGTCGCTAGCTTTGCACGAGATGGTGATCGCGAGTGATGGGGATCCAGGGGCAAGCATTGAGAAGATGTCAATGTTGCTGAAGAGAATAAAGGATTTTGTACTAACAGAGAATCTAGACAAGGATGATAATGTAGGAGGAAACAGCCTTTCTTCAAGTTGCTGCAAACAAGGGACAAATGAAAAGAATCATCAGCCCCCTGTAATCCCTGATGATTTTCGATGCCCAATTTCTCTCGAATTGATGCAGGATCCTGTCATAGTATCAACAGGACAG ACTTATGAGCGTTCCTGTATAGAGAAATGGTTGGAAGCAGGACATGGTACATGCCCGAAAACACAGCAGACCTTATCTAGTACTGTTCTCACACCAAACTATGTCTTAAGGAGCCTCATAGCACAATGGTGTGAAGCCAATGGCGTAGAGCCACCAAAGAGACCTAGCAGTTCTCGAACTGATAAATCAGCCTCTGCCTGCTCACCGGCCGAGCGGAGCAAGATTGAAAATCTTCTTAGGAAGCTCACATCTGGCAATCCTGAAGACCAGAGATCGGCTGCTGGCGAGATTCGCCTTCTTGCAAAGCGCAATGCAGATAATCGCGTGGCCATTGCGGAAGCTGGTGCAATACCTCTTCTTGTTGGTCTTCTCTGTACACCTGATTCCCGCATTCAAGAGCATGCTGTTACTGCACTTCTGAATCTTTCCATATGTGAAAACAACAAAGGAAGTATTGTGTCTTCAGGGGCAGTACCGGGGATAGTTCATGTGCTCAAGAAGGGAAGCATGGAAGCTCGGGAAAACGCTGCAGCCACACTTTTCAGCCTTTCAGTTATTGATGAAAATAAGGTTACAATCGGTTCTTCAGGGGCCATTCCACCATTAGTTACACTGCTGAGTGAGGGTACCCAAAGGGGTAAGAAAGATGCTGCAACAGCACTCTTCAATTTGTGCATTTACCAAGGGAACAAGGGAAAGGCAGTAAGGGCTGGAGTCGTTCCCACTCTTATGCGACTGCTGACAGAACGTGGCGGGGGAATGGTGGACGAAGCATTAGCCATTTTGGCAATATTAGCTAGCCATCCTGACGGAAAGGCCGCCATTGGCGCTGCCGAGGCGGTGCCTGTATTGGTTGAGGTTATTGGGAATGGATCCCCAAGGAACAAAGAGAATGCAGCTGCTGTATTGGTGCACCTTTGCAATGGAGATCAACAATACATAGCTCAGGCACAGGAGTTAGGTGTGATGGGTCCATTGTTGGAATTGGCTCAACATGGCACAGACAGAGGGAAAAGAAAGGCAGCACAATTGTTAGAGCGTATGAGCAGGTTCCTTGAGCAGCAACATGAGGATGAGGAATTTCAAACACAAACTGAACTATTGCCTTCTATTAATACTACTACTACTAACCTTGATGATAGCTGA
- the LOC112772499 gene encoding dof zinc finger protein PBF isoform X1 — translation MVFPSIPVYLDPPNWIHQQQQQVNGNGNESSTQVVPRSGSEGGLKCPRCESSNTKFCYFNNYSLSQPRHFCKTCRRYWTRGGALRNVPVGGGFRRNKKTKRSTSSSSRPGGNTEKQLTSTSSLPSGFNPGFMASLENMTLYGGGLHQHQQQFPNFLSGFDPTTTSSSFPFLFGESRVKLESGNGGLLSTSLPENYSWTDLAAASSSAAHHLL, via the exons ATGGTTTTCCCTTCAATCCCAGTGTATTTAGATCCTCCCAATTGGATTCACCAG cagcagcagcaggtaAATGGCAATGGCAATGAGAGTTCAACTCAGGTGGTTCCGAGATCGGGATCAGAGGGAGGACTCAAGTGTCCTCGGTGTGAATCCAGCAACACAAAGTTCTGCTACTTCAACAACTACAGCCTGTCTCAGCCGCGACACTTCTGCAAGACGTGTAGGCGTTACTGGACAAGAGGCGGTGCTCTTAGGAACGTTCCGGTTGGTGGTGGTTTCCGGAGAAACAAGAAGACCAAGAGGAGTACTAGTAGCAGTAGCCGCCCAGGAGGAAACACTGAAAAGCAGTTAACATCAACATCATCACTTCCGTCAGGTTTTAACCCAGGTTTCATGGCTTCTCTTGAGAACATGACCCTCTATGGAGGAGGATTGCATCAGCATCAGCAGCAGTTTCCTAATTTCTTGAGTGGTTTTGATCCAACTACCACTTCTTCTTCGTTCCCTTTCCTGTTTGGAGAATCTAGGGTTAAATTGGAATCTGGAAACGGAGGGCTATTAAGTACTAGTTTGCCAGAGAACTATTCATGGACTGATCTTGCAGCTGCATCTTCTTCCGCTGCTCATCATCTCTTGTGA
- the LOC112772499 gene encoding dof zinc finger protein PBF isoform X2 codes for MVFPSIPVYLDPPNWIHQQQQVNGNGNESSTQVVPRSGSEGGLKCPRCESSNTKFCYFNNYSLSQPRHFCKTCRRYWTRGGALRNVPVGGGFRRNKKTKRSTSSSSRPGGNTEKQLTSTSSLPSGFNPGFMASLENMTLYGGGLHQHQQQFPNFLSGFDPTTTSSSFPFLFGESRVKLESGNGGLLSTSLPENYSWTDLAAASSSAAHHLL; via the exons ATGGTTTTCCCTTCAATCCCAGTGTATTTAGATCCTCCCAATTGGATTCACCAG cagcagcaggtaAATGGCAATGGCAATGAGAGTTCAACTCAGGTGGTTCCGAGATCGGGATCAGAGGGAGGACTCAAGTGTCCTCGGTGTGAATCCAGCAACACAAAGTTCTGCTACTTCAACAACTACAGCCTGTCTCAGCCGCGACACTTCTGCAAGACGTGTAGGCGTTACTGGACAAGAGGCGGTGCTCTTAGGAACGTTCCGGTTGGTGGTGGTTTCCGGAGAAACAAGAAGACCAAGAGGAGTACTAGTAGCAGTAGCCGCCCAGGAGGAAACACTGAAAAGCAGTTAACATCAACATCATCACTTCCGTCAGGTTTTAACCCAGGTTTCATGGCTTCTCTTGAGAACATGACCCTCTATGGAGGAGGATTGCATCAGCATCAGCAGCAGTTTCCTAATTTCTTGAGTGGTTTTGATCCAACTACCACTTCTTCTTCGTTCCCTTTCCTGTTTGGAGAATCTAGGGTTAAATTGGAATCTGGAAACGGAGGGCTATTAAGTACTAGTTTGCCAGAGAACTATTCATGGACTGATCTTGCAGCTGCATCTTCTTCCGCTGCTCATCATCTCTTGTGA
- the LOC112772071 gene encoding uncharacterized protein — protein MSLCVLSIALSLVFAFLLLAFAAQLFYFLWWRNHTRTPSSSSSSDIEMGQKSNNNNSDPSKGLFHYWVCWKVPRTVHATSGKPELGNNNNNNNGGEEFQGGSVESELMRLHNLAGPPRFLFTIKEETKEELECEDGKSRSLSDLMCAIDTPCSLEFNPLFESSSSSSEDESEFNRFRSSPPPKFKFLRDAEEKLYRRLVEEGRRNTLFGLKDSSSQLVTTGSSQVLPLPSSPSTFIPLQTPSSMLH, from the coding sequence ATGTCTTTGTGTGTGTTAAGTATTGCTTTGAGCCTTGTCTTTGCTTTTCTCCTTCTTGCTTTTGCTGCACAGCTTTTCTATTTCTTGTGGTGGAGAAACCATACAAgaacaccatcatcatcatcatcctcagatATTGAAATGGGTCAGaagagtaataataataatagtgaccCGTCAAAGGGTCTCTTTCATTATTGGGTTTGCTGGAAGGTTCCAAGAACCGTGCATGCTACTTCAGGGAAACCAGAGttgggtaataataataataataataatggtggagaaGAATTCCAAGGTGGTAGTGTGGAATCAGAGTTGATGAGGCTGCACAATCTTGCAGGTCCTCCAAGGTTTCTCTTCACAATCAAAGAGGAAACCAAAGAGGAGTTGGAATGTGAAGATGGAAAATCAAGAAGCTTAAGTGATCTTATGTGTGCTATTGACACACCTTGTTCTTTGGAATTCAACCCTCTCtttgaatcatcatcatcatcatcagaagatGAATCAGAGTTCAATAGGTTTAGATCCTCGCCACCTCCAAAGTTCAAGTTCCTGAGGGATGCAGAGGAGAAATTGTACAGAAGACTCGTTGAAGAAGGTAGGAGAAACACACTCTTTGGCCTCAAAGATTCTTCTTCTCAACTTGTAACAACAGGTTCATCTCAGGTTCTGCCATTGCCATCTTCTCCTTCAACATTCATACCCCTTCAAACCCCATCATCCATGCTCCATtaa